One stretch of Arachis duranensis cultivar V14167 chromosome 1, aradu.V14167.gnm2.J7QH, whole genome shotgun sequence DNA includes these proteins:
- the LOC107474227 gene encoding uncharacterized protein LOC107474227, protein MMLGMATLTLGSSTALVVAKAQPHHATINGNKLLGTRNQTLHMPLLPSSSANPKNCNLFLPLNKNSTRPFTTAVASVDSDQLSSSDPPSKNEANKYYFLVANAKFMLDEEEHFKEQLFERLRLFGERNIEQDFWLVIEPKFLDKFPDITKRLRRPAVALVSTNGPWITFMKLRLDRVLTESFVAESLEEALASNPTNLEFEKPEKWVAPYRKYEFGWWEPFLPFAQKEVTS, encoded by the exons ATGATGTTGGGTATGGCCACTTTAACTTTGGGTTCATCAACTGCATTGGTAGTTGCTAAGGCCCAACCTCACCATGCCACTATCAATGGCAACAAGTTGTTAGGAACCAGAAACCAAACCCTTCATATGCCTTtgcttccttcttcttcagctAACCCAAAAAATTGCAACTTGTTCTTACCCTTAAACAAAAATTCAACTAGACCCTTTACCACTGCTGTTGCATCTGTTGATTCTGACCAGCTCAGTTCTTCTGATCCTCCCAGCAAG AATGAAGCCAACAAGTACTATTTTCTTGTTGCCAATGCAAAGTTTATGCTGGATGAGGAGGAGCATTTCAAAGAACAGTTATTCGAACGGCTCCGTCTCTTTGGAGAGCGAAACATAGAACAGGATTTCTGGCTTGTCATTGAGCCTAAGTTCTTGGACAAATTCCCGGATATCACCAAGAGGTTACGCAGACCTGCGGTTGCTCTTGTGTCGACCAATGGCCCCTGGATCAC ATTCATGAAGTTAAGACTGGACCGAGTTTTAACAGAAAGTTTTGTAGCCGAGAGCCTGGAAGAAGCACTAGCCTCCAATCCTACTAATCTGGAGTTTGAGAAGCCTGAAAAATGGGTGGCGCCGTATCGCAAGTATGAGTTTGGATGGTGGGAGCCCTTTTTGCCTTTTGCACAGAAAGAGGTGACATCTTAA
- the LOC107474236 gene encoding bifunctional bis(5'-adenosyl)-triphosphatase/adenylylsulfatase FHIT: MLKQVLLPYGVHFPRSFFLHSPPPPSSSSTLPLLRTLRISSFSSIKMAGEEEKQELKFGPYKIHKSEVFYATNLSYAMVNLRPLLPGHVLICPKREVKRFVDLTAEETSDLWLTAQKIGNQLESYHKASSLTFAIQDGPQAGQTVPHVHIHVVPRRGGDFEKNDEIYDAMDEKEKELKEKLDLDKERKDRSFEEMAQEADEYRKLFL; encoded by the exons ATGCTAAAGCAGGTTCTGCTTCCGTACGGTGTTCACTTCCCTCGTTCCTTTTTCTTAcactctcctcctcctccttcttcttcttcaacattgCCGCTACTACGAACCCTACGAATCTCATCGTTCAGCTCCATTAAG ATGGCTggggaagaagaaaaacaagagtTGAAATTTGGACCCTACAAGATACACAAAAGCGAAGTGTTCTACGCAACAAATCTCTCTTACGCCATGGTCAACCTCCGTCCCCTTCTTCCTGGT CATGTGCTCATCTGTCCGAAACGTGAAGTAAAGCGTTTTGTTGATCTCACTGCTGAGGAGACTTCTGATTTGTGGCTCACTGCGCAAAAAATTGGGAACCAGCTTGAGAGCTACCACAAGGCTTCGTCACTTACATTTGCTATCCAa GACGGACCTCAAGCGGGACAGACAGTACCTCATGTTCACATTCATGTTGTTCCCCGAAGAGGTGGCGATTTCGAGAAGAACGACGAGATATATGATGCA ATGgatgagaaggagaaggaattgAAAGAAAAGCTTGATTTGGACAAAGAGAGGAAAGACAGAAGCTTTGAAGAGATGGCTCAAGAGGCAGATGAATACAGAAAACTCTTCTTATGA